In Lacrimispora indolis DSM 755, a genomic segment contains:
- a CDS encoding ABC transporter permease, protein MKASVWKKWEFALFLILILEIVVFASKNSKFLMPRVLFGSMNDIISICIISLFVTFVMITGGIDIQAGSIVGLSSIIMGVAWQDGGVNIWAASLAAIAAAGLCGALSGYFIAYCGVQPMVVTLGGSFLYSGVALMVSNLSATESYKGISGFPDSFLRLSKIKLFGVIPSQVIIFLILAVLAYFLLHKTRYGRQVFLVGVNPNAAEYSGIHTKLIIMSTYILSGISAAVAGIILTSYLGTAKSDIGSTLTLPIITAVVLGGTLSTGGKGSVPGTALAAVVIGTLRFGLPLCFKVSQQYLDIPAGILLLAVVTGRAFLNNPGLRARFLKRERK, encoded by the coding sequence ATGAAAGCTTCTGTCTGGAAAAAGTGGGAATTTGCACTTTTCTTGATTTTGATTCTGGAAATTGTTGTCTTTGCGTCAAAAAACAGCAAATTCCTTATGCCCAGAGTGCTGTTTGGCAGTATGAATGACATTATTTCCATTTGTATCATTTCGCTGTTTGTCACCTTTGTCATGATTACGGGAGGGATTGATATCCAGGCCGGTTCCATTGTAGGGCTTTCTTCCATTATTATGGGAGTTGCCTGGCAGGATGGGGGAGTGAATATCTGGGCGGCTTCCCTGGCTGCCATAGCTGCTGCGGGACTGTGCGGCGCTCTTTCCGGCTATTTTATCGCATACTGCGGTGTGCAGCCCATGGTGGTTACTCTTGGAGGGAGTTTTCTGTATTCCGGGGTTGCGCTGATGGTGTCAAATTTGTCAGCAACAGAAAGCTACAAAGGGATCAGCGGTTTCCCGGATAGTTTTTTAAGGCTCTCTAAAATAAAGCTGTTTGGCGTCATTCCAAGCCAGGTTATCATATTTCTGATCCTGGCAGTACTGGCTTATTTTCTTCTGCATAAGACCAGATATGGAAGACAGGTATTTCTGGTGGGGGTAAATCCCAATGCAGCGGAATATTCAGGCATTCATACAAAGCTTATTATCATGAGTACATATATTCTTTCCGGAATCAGTGCGGCTGTGGCCGGAATTATCCTTACCTCTTATCTTGGTACGGCAAAAAGCGATATTGGTTCTACACTGACCCTCCCCATCATTACTGCAGTGGTTCTGGGAGGTACCTTAAGTACAGGAGGGAAAGGAAGTGTACCTGGGACGGCACTTGCCGCAGTGGTGATCGGGACTTTAAGATTCGGACTTCCGCTGTGCTTTAAGGTGAGCCAGCAGTATCTGGACATTCCGGCAGGGATTCTCCTTCTGGCAGTAGTGACGGGACGGGCATTCCTGAATAATCCGGGTTTGAGAGCACGTTTTCTGAAAAGAGAGCGGAAGTGA
- a CDS encoding ABC transporter permease, with protein MKKIGKVRELNSFLFLAGLIFLVGLVNRSFWQPAVIWNCFNDSVVFTLLSAGIAFVILTGEIDVSIGAVLGLSAAVGATLLRDGYGVITAAAAALIIGILAGLVNGVGVAIFHIPSLIFTLGVNGVVRGLIYVYTKGAWVENLPAAFTRMSNRMLMGNLTVFYAMTVVMVLIVHLVLTKTKKGKYFIAVGDHEAGATLVGIPADKTKIMAYVLCGMFASAAGMIYASRIGFITPTAGNGYEMKAIAACVLGGLSLNGGIGSLAGASIGAVIMSSISRILVFLGFSSDYDNTITGIMLLTIVVINTVAQNRAAEKNRRRILSARTGGKGGEKK; from the coding sequence ATGAAGAAAATTGGAAAAGTCCGTGAGTTAAACAGTTTTCTGTTTCTGGCGGGGCTGATTTTTCTGGTAGGCCTGGTTAACCGGAGTTTCTGGCAGCCGGCAGTCATATGGAATTGTTTTAATGACAGCGTTGTATTTACGCTTCTGTCAGCAGGAATCGCATTTGTCATCCTGACAGGGGAAATCGATGTTTCCATTGGGGCGGTACTGGGCTTATCGGCAGCCGTCGGAGCTACACTTTTAAGGGACGGTTATGGAGTGATAACAGCCGCCGCGGCTGCCCTTATCATCGGCATTCTGGCCGGACTGGTCAATGGGGTGGGGGTAGCGATATTTCACATTCCATCTCTGATTTTTACACTGGGTGTTAATGGTGTTGTACGGGGCTTGATTTATGTATACACAAAGGGAGCCTGGGTTGAGAATCTTCCGGCTGCATTTACCAGAATGTCAAACCGCATGCTTATGGGAAATCTGACGGTTTTTTATGCCATGACAGTTGTTATGGTTTTGATTGTCCATCTCGTTTTGACGAAGACCAAAAAGGGAAAATATTTTATCGCAGTGGGGGATCATGAAGCCGGTGCAACCCTGGTTGGAATTCCGGCAGATAAAACGAAAATCATGGCATATGTCCTGTGCGGTATGTTTGCTTCTGCTGCAGGTATGATTTATGCGTCCCGCATTGGTTTTATTACGCCTACGGCAGGTAACGGATATGAGATGAAGGCAATTGCGGCATGTGTTCTGGGGGGCTTAAGTTTAAATGGAGGAATTGGAAGCCTGGCAGGTGCATCCATCGGTGCGGTAATCATGTCCTCCATCAGCAGAATCCTTGTGTTTCTTGGCTTCTCTTCCGATTATGACAATACCATCACCGGCATTATGCTGCTGACCATTGTGGTAATCAATACCGTGGCGCAGAACCGGGCGGCTGAGAAAAACCGCCGCAGGATCTTGTCTGCCAGGACTGGTGGAAAAGGAGGAGAGAAGAAATGA
- a CDS encoding sugar ABC transporter ATP-binding protein, with amino-acid sequence MKQSEAARLEQVLFSVSDIVKSFGSNAVLKGIDLSVREGEVLALIGGNGAGKSTLMKIIMGIYQPDAGSVTVAGETLSVFKPSVALAKGIYMVPQEPMLFPNMTVEENILIGFHENTAILRKRLHQIMDEIGWHLDTDRKAMSLSIAEQQLVELLRGLLRQAKLLILDEPTSALTFDEVESLFRIVEDLKKKGIGIIYITHRLAEVFQIATHVAIMRDGVITLKGRTSDFTREMLVKGLLPANMDGQKECEKKESSDLDYSELKPVFELKGYSGYGFKDMDLKIYPGEILGVAGVVGAGRTELAVTIFGKDKVLSGKAFLDGRDVTGLSTREILKAGINYVPEDRRLNGLFGISDVAANTTSALVPGKALGRIFLNTRTERGITRKYVEDFRIRITGQDQAAGSLSGGNQQKIVIGRSLSTNPRLVILDEPTRGIDAAARGDVYAIIHELKRQGVAVMLISSDMEEIVELSDRAVVVFQGRLKGELSKCEISQASLMAASFGVTEGKQVGA; translated from the coding sequence ATGAAGCAGTCTGAAGCAGCCCGTTTGGAACAGGTATTGTTCTCTGTCAGCGATATTGTTAAATCATTTGGCTCCAATGCTGTTTTAAAAGGAATTGATTTAAGCGTGAGAGAGGGAGAAGTCCTTGCGCTGATCGGCGGAAACGGAGCAGGAAAAAGTACCTTGATGAAGATTATTATGGGCATATATCAGCCGGATGCCGGAAGTGTAACGGTAGCCGGGGAAACACTTTCGGTATTTAAGCCGTCTGTTGCTCTTGCAAAAGGGATTTATATGGTTCCCCAGGAACCCATGCTGTTTCCAAACATGACTGTTGAGGAGAACATTCTCATTGGTTTTCATGAAAATACGGCCATTCTTCGAAAACGTCTGCACCAGATCATGGATGAGATTGGCTGGCACCTGGACACCGACCGGAAGGCTATGAGCCTTTCCATAGCGGAGCAGCAGCTGGTGGAGCTTCTCAGAGGGTTGTTAAGACAGGCAAAGCTTCTTATTTTAGATGAACCCACCAGCGCCCTGACCTTTGATGAGGTGGAAAGCCTTTTCCGGATTGTGGAGGATTTAAAAAAGAAAGGAATAGGTATCATCTATATTACTCACCGGTTGGCTGAGGTATTTCAGATTGCTACCCATGTGGCAATTATGAGAGACGGAGTGATTACATTAAAGGGAAGGACTTCAGATTTTACCAGAGAAATGCTGGTTAAGGGGCTGCTTCCCGCCAATATGGATGGGCAGAAGGAATGTGAAAAAAAGGAATCTTCTGATCTGGACTATTCTGAACTGAAACCGGTATTTGAATTAAAAGGCTACTCGGGTTACGGATTCAAGGATATGGACCTTAAGATCTACCCTGGAGAGATTCTTGGAGTTGCAGGAGTTGTGGGGGCTGGGCGTACCGAGCTTGCAGTTACGATTTTTGGAAAAGATAAGGTTCTTAGCGGAAAAGCTTTTCTGGATGGAAGAGATGTGACAGGCCTCTCTACCAGGGAAATTTTAAAAGCCGGTATTAATTATGTACCGGAGGACCGCCGCTTAAATGGTCTGTTCGGAATCAGTGATGTGGCAGCAAATACTACCTCTGCCTTAGTTCCGGGGAAAGCTCTTGGGCGGATATTCTTAAACACAAGGACTGAGCGGGGAATCACCCGGAAATATGTGGAGGACTTTCGTATTAGGATTACGGGCCAGGATCAGGCGGCGGGAAGTCTTTCCGGAGGCAATCAGCAGAAAATAGTCATTGGACGGTCACTGTCTACAAATCCAAGGCTGGTGATTTTGGACGAGCCGACACGGGGAATCGATGCGGCGGCCCGCGGCGATGTGTATGCAATTATCCATGAACTGAAAAGGCAGGGAGTTGCGGTCATGCTGATTTCTTCTGATATGGAAGAGATCGTGGAGCTTTCAGACAGGGCGGTTGTGGTCTTTCAGGGAAGGCTTAAGGGAGAACTGAGCAAATGTGAGATCAGTCAGGCAAGCCTTATGGCGGCCTCCTTTGGGGTGACGGAAGGAAAGCAGGTGGGGGCATGA
- a CDS encoding sugar-binding transcriptional regulator, whose translation MNYEDSLIIKTAWYYYIENMTQQKISEKLGISRMKVIKLLEKARQDGVIQFQISQERSRHLKIEQEIIRRWSLKDAFVVPSAPDVSCLNDTIAKAAAMYISDRITENTYVNIGYGDTLGRVINHLANITEAPLSAVSLTGGVSYYLPNAFSSRFNAKLFLYPAPLVVSTKELCNAMQNEPSIQEISRMVNLASMTVVGIGGIKEDATIIKNGIFTKNDFLYLSMQGAVGDILSHFIDADGNPVHTDIEDRLLSTSLATLRTLPNVIGVAAGDSKVRAIRASLKGGYLNVLITDEQTAIKLMEEDPDSPK comes from the coding sequence ATGAATTATGAAGATTCCCTTATTATCAAAACAGCGTGGTATTATTATATAGAAAATATGACCCAGCAAAAAATCTCGGAAAAACTCGGAATATCCCGTATGAAAGTGATTAAGCTTCTGGAAAAAGCCAGACAGGACGGTGTGATACAGTTCCAGATTTCCCAGGAACGGAGCCGTCACTTAAAAATCGAGCAAGAAATAATCCGCAGATGGAGTTTAAAAGATGCGTTTGTAGTTCCCTCTGCCCCTGATGTCTCCTGCCTAAACGATACCATTGCCAAAGCTGCCGCCATGTACATCAGTGACCGGATCACAGAAAACACATACGTCAACATCGGATACGGAGATACCCTGGGCAGGGTAATCAATCATCTGGCCAACATAACGGAAGCACCTCTTTCTGCCGTATCTTTAACAGGAGGTGTCAGCTATTATCTTCCAAATGCATTTTCCAGCAGGTTTAACGCAAAGCTGTTTCTTTATCCCGCTCCTCTGGTTGTTTCAACCAAAGAGCTATGCAATGCCATGCAAAACGAACCTTCCATACAGGAAATATCCCGTATGGTGAACCTGGCTTCCATGACCGTGGTAGGCATAGGGGGAATCAAAGAAGATGCAACCATAATCAAGAATGGAATTTTTACGAAAAATGACTTTCTCTACCTGTCCATGCAGGGAGCCGTAGGCGATATCCTCAGCCATTTCATCGATGCAGATGGAAATCCCGTCCATACTGATATTGAGGACCGGCTGTTAAGCACATCTCTTGCAACCTTGCGCACCCTGCCCAATGTAATTGGGGTCGCCGCCGGAGACAGTAAAGTCAGAGCCATACGCGCTTCTTTAAAGGGCGGTTATTTAAATGTGCTGATCACAGATGAACAAACAGCAATAAAACTGATGGAAGAAGATCCTGATTCGCCGAAATGA
- the lsrK gene encoding autoinducer-2 kinase has translation MSSNYLLAIDAGTGSIRAVLFDRKGNQLSCVQEEWEHREDPKYPGSMDFDWERNWELASSCIRRVLCSSTGEPYEIAAISTTCMREGIVLYDKDGKEIWACANVDARSNDEVKQLISSDPELERLLYYETGQSYALDALPRLLWVKNKMPDIYERIAYIGMFNDWLMFKLTGILAVEPSNGSTTGLFDLKTRLWNPKIAGRCGLRTDIFPLVKECGTVIGRTSSDCTGHTGLPEGIPVVVGGGDAQLGCIGVGVVHVEEAALFGGSFWQYEYNTDKPDTDPGCRVRVNCHAIPGIWQYEALAFQPGLVMRWYRDSFCHAEKRLADQTGKSVYDLMNEEAEKIPAGCYGMMCTFSDVMNFINWKHAAPTFSNFELDPQKYNHYTFYRAILENTALVTKGHLELVREATGHLPKEITFAGGAANSSLWAQILSDVLGLPVKVPKVKEATALGAAILAGYGIGMYQDIAETAKELVTIEHQFMPNMENHRIYCGIYKNWREFYQAQLLLCDRKITKNMWIAPGL, from the coding sequence ATGTCATCAAATTACCTTTTAGCTATTGACGCAGGCACTGGAAGTATTCGTGCAGTACTATTTGACCGTAAGGGCAATCAGCTCTCCTGTGTTCAGGAGGAATGGGAACACAGGGAGGATCCTAAGTATCCGGGGAGTATGGATTTTGACTGGGAAAGGAACTGGGAGCTTGCCTCCTCCTGTATCCGCAGGGTCTTATGCTCAAGTACCGGCGAACCTTATGAGATAGCCGCCATCTCCACTACCTGCATGAGAGAAGGTATCGTTCTTTACGACAAAGACGGAAAAGAAATCTGGGCCTGCGCCAATGTAGATGCCCGGAGCAATGATGAAGTAAAACAGCTGATTTCCAGCGATCCAGAACTGGAACGCCTCCTCTATTACGAAACAGGACAGTCTTATGCCCTGGATGCCCTTCCCAGGCTTCTATGGGTAAAGAATAAAATGCCGGATATTTATGAACGGATTGCATACATTGGTATGTTCAACGACTGGCTTATGTTTAAGCTGACCGGAATCCTGGCCGTAGAGCCAAGCAACGGATCTACAACCGGACTATTTGATTTAAAGACCCGCCTCTGGAATCCAAAGATTGCCGGGCGATGCGGATTACGAACGGATATATTCCCCCTTGTAAAGGAATGCGGAACAGTAATCGGGAGAACATCTTCTGACTGCACAGGCCATACAGGACTGCCGGAAGGAATTCCGGTTGTCGTAGGCGGAGGAGATGCCCAATTAGGTTGTATAGGAGTAGGTGTTGTGCATGTAGAGGAAGCCGCATTATTCGGAGGCAGTTTCTGGCAGTACGAATACAATACAGACAAGCCAGACACAGACCCTGGCTGCCGTGTCCGGGTAAACTGTCATGCCATACCAGGCATATGGCAATATGAAGCCCTCGCCTTTCAGCCGGGACTTGTCATGCGCTGGTACCGGGACAGCTTCTGTCATGCAGAAAAAAGGCTGGCAGATCAAACAGGAAAGAGTGTCTATGACCTGATGAATGAGGAAGCAGAAAAAATACCGGCAGGCTGCTACGGCATGATGTGCACTTTTTCAGATGTGATGAACTTTATAAACTGGAAACATGCTGCACCAACTTTCTCCAACTTTGAACTGGATCCTCAGAAATACAACCACTATACCTTCTACCGGGCGATTTTAGAAAATACGGCTTTGGTTACAAAGGGACATTTAGAACTGGTTCGGGAGGCCACCGGCCATCTTCCAAAAGAAATCACATTTGCAGGCGGAGCCGCAAACAGCTCTCTCTGGGCCCAGATCCTCTCAGATGTTCTGGGACTCCCTGTAAAGGTTCCCAAAGTAAAGGAAGCCACTGCGCTGGGTGCTGCCATCCTGGCAGGATATGGGATCGGCATGTATCAGGATATTGCTGAGACTGCAAAAGAACTGGTAACCATAGAGCACCAGTTTATGCCAAACATGGAGAATCATAGAATTTATTGTGGGATTTATAAAAACTGGAGAGAATTTTACCAAGCCCAGCTGCTTCTTTGTGATCGTAAAATCACAAAGAATATGTGGATTGCACCTGGCTTATAA
- a CDS encoding cupin domain-containing protein, giving the protein MFIINESEKEFRFGNSGPKYLMKGPRMNFAVVQFQPGEDFTAHYHNVMEENFFILEGEVNIVVDGVVHHLKQGDFIHIEPSETHYCFNPYRNIVKMISTLAPFQEVDKVELEDYTF; this is encoded by the coding sequence ATGTTTATCATCAATGAATCAGAGAAAGAATTCCGTTTTGGCAACAGCGGTCCAAAATATTTAATGAAAGGTCCACGCATGAATTTTGCAGTGGTGCAATTCCAGCCAGGTGAGGATTTCACCGCTCATTATCATAACGTGATGGAAGAGAATTTCTTCATTCTTGAGGGAGAGGTTAACATTGTTGTAGATGGAGTCGTCCATCATTTAAAACAGGGGGATTTTATCCATATTGAGCCTTCGGAGACTCACTATTGCTTTAATCCCTACAGGAACATCGTAAAGATGATATCCACACTGGCGCCATTCCAGGAAGTGGATAAGGTAGAATTGGAAGACTATACATTTTAG
- a CDS encoding class I adenylate-forming enzyme family protein — MIRNLFLNPPLPQKTAVIDGEASITFQDLIQKAISIQSCLPRSHWENAVIFLPDGSDFIAALFGIFLMGKTAFPLNVHLTKHEMIPLLKQTDTGIIITSQRFHPVFEEINAGPVPHLQVIYVEECQPKESMQLLFEPSTGSDVPLVLLTTSGSTGRVKIVPLTERNVETSVLGYIDRMCYEDMNEEEIKYILAVPFSSAYGLMILCACLIKAFPLVLLKEGFTLDSFYKTVQDHRVTHYEGGAMIPLLMEQTAGRPIPYDIHLLKYYGFGGSKISGATLRNLLNAYPGIQLWQGYGMTEAAPLITKYTKTSVEKLDSVGKAIKGVKIFIEADGMITDSPYTNGEILVKGLNVMSGYYRNQEETKAVLKNGYLYTGDLGYLDEEGYLYIYGRKKNVIIVRGFNVYPEEVEACILNSLLAKDCVVYGETDEWGNETVCADIIPADTQSSREEIQEEIRAYCKVHLSGFKQPRKIKIVDTIRKTVSGKNERRREEQS; from the coding sequence ATGATTAGAAATCTATTTCTGAATCCCCCACTCCCCCAAAAAACGGCAGTTATTGATGGGGAAGCCAGCATTACCTTCCAGGACCTCATACAAAAAGCCATAAGCATTCAATCCTGCCTGCCCCGGAGTCATTGGGAAAATGCCGTAATATTTTTACCTGACGGGAGCGATTTTATTGCCGCTCTTTTCGGCATATTCTTAATGGGGAAAACAGCATTTCCTTTAAATGTCCATCTGACGAAACACGAAATGATTCCTTTGCTTAAACAGACAGACACAGGCATTATCATTACATCCCAAAGATTCCATCCGGTTTTTGAAGAGATAAATGCCGGGCCAGTCCCTCATTTACAGGTGATCTATGTAGAGGAATGCCAGCCAAAAGAATCTATGCAGCTTCTTTTCGAACCCAGTACAGGATCGGATGTACCATTGGTCCTGTTAACCACATCAGGCTCTACAGGCAGAGTCAAAATTGTGCCTCTTACGGAGAGGAATGTTGAAACTTCTGTTTTGGGTTATATTGACAGAATGTGTTATGAAGACATGAATGAGGAGGAAATTAAGTATATTCTTGCAGTTCCGTTTTCTTCAGCGTACGGCCTGATGATCCTGTGTGCCTGTCTTATAAAAGCATTTCCCTTGGTTCTGCTTAAGGAAGGCTTTACTTTGGACTCCTTTTATAAAACGGTTCAGGACCATAGGGTGACTCACTATGAGGGCGGGGCAATGATCCCCCTCTTAATGGAGCAGACAGCAGGAAGGCCCATCCCTTATGATATTCATTTATTAAAATACTACGGTTTCGGGGGAAGTAAAATTTCTGGTGCTACATTGAGAAACCTTTTAAATGCATATCCCGGAATCCAGCTCTGGCAGGGCTATGGGATGACGGAAGCTGCCCCGCTGATTACAAAGTACACGAAAACCAGTGTGGAGAAGCTGGATTCCGTGGGAAAGGCGATAAAGGGCGTTAAAATTTTCATAGAAGCTGACGGTATGATCACAGATAGCCCTTATACCAATGGAGAAATCCTTGTAAAGGGACTTAACGTGATGTCAGGGTATTACCGAAATCAAGAAGAAACAAAGGCGGTGCTGAAAAACGGCTATTTGTATACAGGCGATCTTGGCTATTTGGATGAGGAAGGCTATTTGTATATTTACGGGCGGAAGAAAAATGTGATTATCGTCAGAGGATTTAACGTATATCCGGAGGAAGTGGAAGCCTGTATCTTAAACAGCCTGCTTGCAAAAGACTGTGTTGTCTATGGAGAAACGGATGAGTGGGGAAATGAAACTGTCTGCGCAGATATTATTCCGGCCGATACCCAGTCCAGCCGGGAAGAAATCCAGGAAGAGATCAGAGCTTACTGCAAAGTGCATTTGTCAGGATTTAAACAGCCCCGGAAAATAAAAATAGTTGATACAATCAGAAAGACTGTGTCTGGTAAAAATGAAAGAAGGAGAGAAGAACAGTCATGA
- a CDS encoding acyl carrier protein: protein MVIHDEIIRLIEETAKLPVSDRKRNLYKDLGFDSLSFIHLLLKIEDMYSITFDISEMESCLEVSQLIALTEKKVKENMKR, encoded by the coding sequence GTGGTGATCCATGACGAAATTATCCGTCTGATAGAAGAAACGGCAAAGCTACCGGTTTCTGACAGAAAACGCAATCTTTATAAAGACCTGGGCTTTGATTCCCTTTCCTTTATCCACCTTTTGCTTAAGATAGAAGATATGTATTCCATTACCTTTGACATCTCAGAAATGGAATCCTGTCTGGAAGTCAGCCAGCTGATCGCACTGACTGAAAAAAAAGTAAAGGAGAACATGAAAAGATGA
- a CDS encoding DUF4340 domain-containing protein: MKKKKGLIYGAIALVVLCVIYGGVGRYMNHSQKQEKEKAEGDKVYLTDLSNVASVSYDIDGQELSFSKKDGKWKYDGDDLFPVNQTEVDSIASTVSKLEALRKLEGGDSLSAYGLDQPVRKITAAAEDGTKSVILLGNATGDGDYYAAVEGQDTPYLISSALYNETGSSLTDLMALEEFPAVSGADIKSITITKEGSSEHFIKKKLDDKEGTIEWYRDSVESQGNKLSDNSGLNVLADSLSSLKVKSCPNYKVQEKELADYGLDQPAAVITYTYDKNGSEETFTLSIGSLNSDSSCYYTRTDNSSNINEIEKASIDKCLTVDKGIS; this comes from the coding sequence ATGAAGAAGAAAAAAGGCCTTATATACGGAGCGATCGCCCTGGTGGTTTTATGCGTGATCTATGGGGGAGTGGGAAGATATATGAATCACTCTCAGAAACAGGAAAAGGAGAAGGCAGAAGGGGATAAGGTCTATCTCACCGACCTATCCAATGTTGCTTCTGTTTCTTATGATATTGACGGTCAGGAGCTCTCCTTTTCGAAAAAGGACGGCAAATGGAAATATGACGGAGATGACCTCTTTCCTGTAAATCAGACGGAAGTGGATTCCATCGCTTCCACGGTTTCAAAGCTTGAGGCATTGCGGAAGCTGGAAGGAGGGGACAGCTTAAGCGCCTATGGCCTGGATCAGCCCGTCAGAAAGATCACTGCAGCCGCAGAGGATGGGACGAAGTCTGTAATTCTGCTGGGCAATGCCACCGGAGACGGGGATTATTATGCCGCTGTAGAGGGACAGGATACGCCGTATCTCATCAGTTCTGCCCTGTACAACGAAACCGGCAGCAGTCTGACTGATCTTATGGCTCTGGAAGAATTTCCTGCCGTTTCCGGAGCCGACATAAAAAGCATCACAATTACAAAGGAAGGCTCCAGTGAACATTTTATAAAAAAGAAACTGGATGATAAAGAAGGGACCATCGAATGGTACCGGGATTCTGTGGAATCTCAGGGCAACAAGCTTTCCGATAATTCCGGTTTAAATGTTCTGGCAGATTCTTTAAGCAGCCTGAAGGTGAAAAGCTGCCCTAATTATAAGGTGCAGGAAAAGGAATTGGCAGACTACGGCTTAGATCAGCCCGCTGCGGTCATAACCTATACTTACGATAAGAATGGTTCAGAAGAAACCTTTACCCTGTCAATAGGTTCCTTAAACAGTGATTCCAGCTGCTACTATACCCGTACAGATAATTCTTCTAATATTAATGAAATTGAAAAAGCTTCTATAGATAAATGCCTGACAGTTGACAAGGGCATTTCATAA
- a CDS encoding GldG family protein, with translation MTRKLKKGGYTAILSVIVIAAVVILNLIVGRLPEKVRQWDMSSSQIYTLGGTTKDLVRALDKDITIYVVADPASVDKRITSFIKRYEDLSGHIKVVTVDSVLHPDQVNKLKAQDNTLLVSCEATDKTETIALTDIIKMDEMSYYYYGQSQETEFDGEGKLTGAISHVINNVQKTVYVTEGHGEGALGDTASDMLKKSNLTVNSLNILTEGSIPEDCQLLLINAPASDLANDEKKMVSDYLDKGGRVMILAGYSEKDRPNLNALMNDYGLNLENGLAADTKKFYQNNPYYIFPTIQVGSEVTNGIDGKSAALVLQSAALTQKEELPEGVEVTPFMETSDGGMLVTADKQTQGTYILGAVSEKTLDSGTARLTVFSTPSLIDEGLNTSFSNLTNLTLFMNAVTSNFDDVSNVSIPSKSLEVTYNTVTHGGMWGILFIFVIPVVTLAAGLVIWLKRRRL, from the coding sequence ATGACCAGAAAATTAAAAAAAGGCGGCTACACGGCGATTCTTTCCGTGATCGTCATAGCAGCCGTGGTAATATTGAATTTGATCGTAGGCCGTCTTCCTGAGAAGGTGCGGCAATGGGATATGAGCAGCAGCCAGATCTACACTCTGGGAGGAACTACAAAGGATCTTGTAAGGGCCCTTGATAAAGATATAACGATCTATGTGGTAGCTGATCCGGCTTCTGTGGATAAGCGGATCACAAGCTTTATAAAACGCTACGAGGATTTATCCGGCCATATTAAGGTGGTGACCGTGGATTCTGTCCTTCATCCGGACCAGGTAAATAAGCTGAAGGCACAGGACAATACCCTTTTGGTAAGCTGTGAAGCCACAGACAAGACAGAAACCATCGCCCTGACGGATATCATTAAGATGGATGAAATGTCCTACTATTATTATGGACAGTCTCAAGAAACAGAATTTGACGGAGAAGGCAAGCTTACCGGAGCCATTTCCCATGTGATCAACAACGTGCAGAAAACGGTTTACGTTACAGAGGGCCATGGAGAGGGAGCTCTAGGGGATACGGCATCTGACATGCTGAAAAAGTCCAATCTGACCGTGAACTCCTTAAATATTCTGACAGAAGGCAGCATTCCTGAGGACTGCCAGCTTTTGCTCATCAACGCCCCGGCCTCAGATCTGGCCAATGACGAAAAGAAAATGGTCTCCGATTATCTGGACAAAGGCGGAAGGGTAATGATTCTTGCCGGCTACTCAGAGAAGGACCGTCCCAATCTCAATGCTCTTATGAATGATTACGGTCTGAATCTGGAAAATGGGCTTGCGGCGGATACCAAGAAATTTTACCAGAACAACCCTTACTATATATTCCCAACCATTCAGGTTGGAAGTGAAGTGACAAATGGTATTGATGGAAAAAGCGCGGCCCTTGTCCTTCAGTCTGCAGCCCTGACTCAGAAGGAAGAACTGCCGGAAGGCGTGGAAGTGACTCCATTTATGGAAACCAGTGACGGAGGCATGCTGGTAACTGCCGATAAGCAGACCCAGGGGACCTATATTCTGGGGGCAGTATCAGAGAAAACCCTGGACTCAGGAACAGCCCGTTTGACCGTGTTCAGCACCCCTTCCCTTATTGATGAGGGTCTGAATACCAGCTTCTCCAATTTGACCAACTTAACCCTTTTCATGAACGCAGTTACCTCCAATTTCGATGACGTTTCCAATGTGTCCATTCCATCAAAGAGTCTGGAAGTGACCTATAATACCGTCACTCATGGAGGCATGTGGGGGATCCTGTTTATCTTTGTCATCCCTGTGGTGACGCTGGCAGCAGGACTGGTGATCTGGCTGAAGCGCAGGCGTCTGTAG